Proteins encoded by one window of Branchiostoma floridae strain S238N-H82 chromosome 6, Bfl_VNyyK, whole genome shotgun sequence:
- the LOC118418454 gene encoding leucine-rich repeat and coiled-coil domain-containing protein 1-like, which yields MAHPTRDVPGPGATTELCLIDANISSLRNVPLSQSIQVLNLHCNQISQIENIQHLVNLRHLDLSSNQIVRIEGLGSLVNLRTLNLACNLIRVVDGLQGLRSLSRINISYNQVEDISGFRQLSGSGYRLSHVELHGNQLTSINHVVQCLMGCTHLTDLTLMHDGKGNPVCSAPDYRETVLSLVPQVQVLDGRDRGGRPAAREALTDIPGLEEYLEYLLSSDTTFDEEKDLGPLEAAFPRIEAALQQFRRRPVTTPEVTTTSTDVDVSPVQRAGGQASEPRAKVTGRGRLSVDHEVRLETLEHQLAHLMYAGKTQPRKTSSSSPQERQDSTQERRPTRQPAKRDVDHTDESDTEAGPGRRRKERKMKTAGRSTATSRRREELARQQKGQTSEEQRKGGTSTSSPPSDTSRPTAVAVSMRAPHPRDVESDKQFLELMRELDSERERRWKAEQAAKRLADQVKTLQEKGSEEQELQAVALQATSRLKQALMNERETRGKLQDQLDALKEQFGGTVKKLGTAEKAEEDQRRALQAMEETAARRETDRLQQLAHEAKKTQEAQMKASASQRELDLVRHSLQQHKDQIQALQALLAEREQDHRKELAGRFSMNSKEFQEVLAREVAKEERRHSQELKSQQQRIETLTKQYADLEDEFRMALQIEASRFREVQEAFENATGEASRYRAAMVSAQDKEKKVSTMVQELTAMVKEQKGRITELSKSRQEALRDLRERNQTLETQLEEARRRLPAVEVMRQDKVRLQSQLTAQESIIEGLRAEKKLWSQELAQQGASLAQDRGRLEAKIEALTAEVSLLKKQNERDNDALKIKTKMLEDQTDTIRKLKEGLGERDEEVKKAREEALKVQRDLESRLTEETTHSQDLQEKVGQLTERKEQLKQQLSDTQEELEENRKALNVLDRKWRDKGQLIGTLETQVRQAKENFDAKEKKLQEERKRAMEAEKEALERLRRADDAFRKQLEAKVAAHEDDLERAVQEKQEEIDRANQRVLQVEQEMRELLRETENNKKMTEERVKKLNKAFYELQQGLT from the exons ATGGCACATCCTACCCGCGATGTCCCAGGACCAGGCGCTACAACTGAACTCTGTCTGATAGATGCCAACATCAGCAGTCTCCGCAATGTTCCACTGTCCCAGTCCATACAAGTTCTCAACCTCCACTGTAACCAGATATCGCAAATAGAGAACATACAGCACCTGGTTAACCTAAGGCACCTGGATCTGTCGTCCAATCAGATCGTGAGAATTGAAGGGCTCGGTTCATTGGTCAACTTGAGGACTTTAAATTTGGCTTGTAATCTTATTAGGGTGGTTGACGGACTGCAAGGGCTTAG GTCTTTGTCTAGGATCAACATATCGTACAACCAGGTGGAAGACATCTCAGGGTTCAGGCAGCTCAGTGGGAGTGGCTACAGACTGAGTCATGTGGAACTCCATGGCAACCAACTAACATCCATCAATCATGTGGTGCAATGCCTTATGGGATGTACTCATCTCACAGACCTCACGttgatgcatgatgggaaagGCAATCCTGTTTGTTCTGCTCCAG ACTACCGTGAGACAGTGCTGAGTCTAGTCCCGCAGGTACAAGTGTTAGATGGCAGGGACAGAGGAGGCAGGCCAGCAGCGAGGGAAGCTCTTACTGACATTCCAG GTCTTGAAGAGTACCTGGAATACTTGTTATCATCAGATACAACATTTGATGAAGAAAAG GACCTGGGTCCCCTTGAAGCAGCCTTCCCCAGGATAGAAGCAGCTCTGCAGCAGTTCCGCCGCCGACCGGTCACCACTCCGGAGGTCACCACAACAAGCACTGATGTGGACGTGTCACCTGTCCAAAGGGCAGGTGGACAGGCATCTGAGCCAAGG GCAAAAGTGACAGGGAGAGGTCGTCTGTCCGTGGACCATGAGGTCAGGCTAGAGACACTGGAGCATCAGCTGGCACATCTCATGTATGCAGGGAAAACACAG CCCAGAAAAACAAGTTCCTCTTCACCACAAGAAAGGCAGGATTCCACTCAAGAAAGAAGACCTACCAGACAGCCTGCTAAAAGAG ATGTGGACCATACTGATGAGAGTGACACAGAAGCTGGTCCAGGCAGGAGGAGGAAGGAGAGGAAGATGAAGACAGCAGGACGAAGCACAGCAACATCCAGGAGGAGGGAGGAGCTTGCAAGGCAGCAAAAGGGGCAGACCAG TGAGGAACAAAGAAAAGGAGGAACCAGCACATCCAGCCCTCCCTCTGACACCAGCCGACCAACAGCTGTGGCTGTGTCAATGAGAGCACCTCATCCCCGGGACGTGGAGTCAGACAAACAGTTTCTG GAGCTGATGAGGGAACTTgacagtgagagagagaggagatgGAAGGCTGAACAGGCAGCCAAGAGACTGGCCGACCAGGTCAAAACGCTACAGGAAAAAG GTTCAGAAGAGCAGGAGCTCCAGGCGGTTGCTCTCCAGGCCACCTCCAGGCTGAAGCAGGCCCTGATGAATGAACGGGAGACCAGGGGGAAGCTTCAGGATCAGCTAGACGCTCTGAAG GAACAGTTTGGAGGAACTGTAAAGAAACTTGGAACAGCAGAGAAAGCAGAGGAGGACCAGAGACGAGCACTACAGGCCATGGAGGAGACAGCTGCAaggagggagacagacagactgcagCAGCTGGCTCATGAG GCTAAGAAGACACAGGAGGCTCAGATGAAAGCATCTGCCTCCCAGAGGGAGCTGGACCTGGTACGACACTCCCTACAGCAGCACAAGGACCAGATCCAGGCACTACAGGCACTCCTCGCAGAACGGGAGCAGGATCACAG GAAGGAACTTGCTGGTCGCTTTTCCATGAACAGTAAGGAATTCCAAGAGGTGCTTGCTAGAGAAGTTGCAAAAGAAGAAAGGAGGCACTCCCAGGAGCTTAAATCTCAACAGCAAAG AATTGAAACCCTGACCAAGCAGTACGCAGATCTGGAGGATGAGTTCAGAATGGCCTTACAGATAGAAGCCAGCAGGTTCAGGGAAGTCCAGGAGGCTTTTGAGAACGCCACAGGGGAGGCCTCCAGGTACAGGGCAGCCATGGTGTCAGCTCAGGACAAGGAGAAGAAAGTGTCAACAATGGTGCAGGAGCTGACAGCCATGGTGAAGGAACAGAAGGGAAGGATAACAGAGCTGTCAAAGTCACGACAGGAGGCACTAAGGGACCTCAGG GAACGTAACCAGACTCTTGAGACCCAGCTGGAGGAGGCCAGGAGGAGGCTGCCGGCCGTGGAGGTGATGAGACAGGACAAGGTCAGGCTGCAGTCTCAGCTGACTGCACAGGAGTCGATCATCGAGGGTCTCAGGGCAGAGAAGAAACTCTGGAGCCAGGAACTCGCACAGCAAG GAGCTTCCCTTGCCCAGGATAGAGGACGTCTGGAGGCCAAAATAGAAGCTCTGACAGCAGAAGTCAGTCTCCTTAAGAAACAGAACGAGAGAGACAATGATGCCCTTAAGATCAAGACAAAGATGTTGGAGGACCAGACAGACACTATCAGGAAGCTGAAGGAGGGATTGGGAGAGAGGGATGAGGAGGTCAAGAAGGCAAGAGAGGAGGCGCTGAAAGTACAGAGGGATCTGGAGAGCAGGTTAACAGAGGAGACAACACATTCTCAAGACCTACAG GAGAAGGTTGGGCAGCTGACTGAGCGGAAGGAGCAGCTGAAGCAGCAGCTGTCCGACACACAGGAGGAGCTGGAGGAGAACAGGAAGGCGCTGAACGTGCTGGACAGGAAATGGAGGGACAAGGGACAGCTCATCGGCACACTGGAGACTCAG GTCAGACAAGCCAAGGAAAACTTTGATGCCAAAGAAAAGAAGCTTCAGGAGGAGAGAAAACGGGCAATGGAGGCAGAAAAGGAAGCCCTGGAGAGACTAAGGAGGGCGGATGATGCCTTCAGAAAACAGCTGGAGGCCAAAGTTGCAGCCCATGAAGACGACCTAGAGAGGGCTGTACAGGAAAAACAGGAGGAGATAGATAGAGCAAATCAGAGGGTGTTACAAGTAGAACAAGAAATGAGGGAGTTgttgagagagacagagaacaacaagaaaatgactgaAGAAAGGGTGAAGAAACTCAACAAGGCTTTTTATGAGTTACAACAGGGTTTGACATAA